The Acipenser ruthenus chromosome 28, fAciRut3.2 maternal haplotype, whole genome shotgun sequence sequence aaaatacattcatcctcaccttgtcttttaaaatattttccagtTTCTCAAAATACGCCTTTAGCACCAGGTGGCTGCCTTGTGGCTCTCCATCTCCGACCTGCACCTGCACAGATTAGTAAGAAgtctgatttaataataatagtacttaaaaaaaagtactttaaaaaagaaatccatcatacAGTGTCTTAATTCCGTTTACAAAGATGTATTTGATGTACAACTCacttatataaacttatatataGTTTACGAAGTCTACAGTAATTGTAATAAACGTGCTTGTTTAAAAAAGGGGGATTAGAAATATACGGCCACAGACAAACGCCGAAAGTCTCCCTCTGGCAAATCATTTGAATTCACTTCTAACTGCAGACTGTCTCAGCCGCATCGCGATTTACACACTTGATATTCTGTTTTCTGGTAATATACTGTACTTACACATTGTTTTACTCTTTGAATCTGGCGATGAAGGATGTTATGAAAGATATCCAGATTAGTCTTATTCCAAGTTGCAGGCTTCTGCCCACTCAGGAAAATGATGTTGACGTGATTGAGTGCTTCATAAACCGTCATCTTGATGTCTTCAATCTATAGACAcaacatgaaacataaaaaatgtgcaagaaataaatacatatatagcctatatatagATCTAATACATGACAACCATcaaaaagtgtgtatatatatatatatattgtatatcaaAAAGTGTGTATGTATTCTCTATTCGACAGTAGATATATGTCAGCCTTGTACACTAAGCCCTACATACCTTTGAGTCCCCTGTAATCTCATAGGCATCCAGCGGCACTGCAATCGCTACGTTCTCTTTTTTGCATTGCTCAGGAAAATTGCCTCCCTGTACacaaataatcaaaaataaatatcagtTAAATAAACTTAAAGTAAACCATTAACTGTTCGACAAGTGAATGAATGACCAAGTTCTCGAACGGTCTGTTTATCTTATTTCCATCTTACCAGGTCGATCAGTTGTTGTTTGTGTATTTGAGTCAGGTGTCCGAGCATCCTGCACGTCGTTGGCATTGAGAAAGTCGGCGACCAGAGGCACAGCACGATGCAGCACACAACAAAGACGTTTTCAAAAGCCATTCTGTGATCAGCTCTGGTATGACTAACctgaaatacaagaaaaatatacaattaaatatgTGAAACAGTGCATAAATTacaatacacaattcaaaatCTCACCAACATGTTACATTAGAATATCTTAAAAGGCACTTACTTCAGTAGGATGTTCAGATGTGTTTCGAAGAATGTTATGCTTCTTAAATTCATGCTGCTGCTGTATTTAAAGGACGAAATCAAAAACGaatagtattaaaaaaattaCAGAGAATGATGAAGTTTCGGTTTCGTGTCACTGTCTAAGACGAAGCTGTTGCACGTTTAAACTGCTGTAGTTATCGTAACTTTCCATTAATACGCTTGAGGGTGTATATCGTCCACATTAAGGCAATAAATGTGCTGTTGTGCAAAAAATGAGAGTGTATCAAAGGAATGAGAGTGTATCAAAAAGGAATGAGAGTGTATCAAAAAGAAACCACAGCAATGGCAAATTGCTTCTATAAAGTTAGGCTCTATTGTGTAAGTTAAGATATTAACTACATGCACCAGGGGTACAGTGCTGCGGCGTCGTCAGCGAGCGCCGACCCCTCACTTCTctggcagggagagcaccgcttctGTACTTCACGTGTGGAATATTTAACTGttctgctcctattaatatatagAGATAGGTATACATGTGCATAATCCATACatataagcaaagaatacaatagcgGTAAAAAAAACCCTTGAGCGATAAATCatgaaaaagtttgaatatagcgtgcctcTGGTCTAGAGTAATGAGTAAGAGAGTTGAAAGGAACTCCTAtcaacgctgtgctgaggtgtcagcgttttacagtTACATGTAATAATGGAactgttcttatttttagaccgaTATatgcactgtacaaaaacaacgaAAAGACAACTccattatatatcatttttattatagGAAACTATTTTTTCGGTCTTCCATCATCCAGCCATGTCCAATATCCAGCTAAAGACTGATCAAAGGAAGATACATTTGGTGACTGTTTTTGGGGGACCGGACGGTGCAGTATGTTAGGTCTATCTGTCATGGCTATAAGATGAAAAGATAGGTTCGCCATATGACTATTAAACAATTAGATTGTTTTGCTGGTCACTGCCTAATTGCTTtgcctatagttttttttttaaattattttacataatggcatatattatttcaatatcaATAAATTAATATTGTGTTATATATAAGGCGGTACATTTAATAATTCTGGTTTCTAAAACTGGTATGGAATTTAACCTCTGATGTACTTGTTGAGGAAATGAAACTTTGAAAGTCGTCTTGGTGAAATGGGGAACCGCAATCAACACACTTTCCATTAGAGTGAcaccattattatttttaatcgtCTCTATCAACCTATTTTTCTTAGGGAATACAAATGAAGATGAACAGTCTCGCCAGATTTCTGGCAGGTGCGTGGTATAGCACCAGAACCTCCAAACCCCAAATGTTGACAAACGACAGCACTGCAGACCCACTGTTCAAATGTCGATGGCAAATGTTTGAAATGAATATCTTAAATAAACGTTTTCTATGGGACTATAATGttcattaaccccccccccccccccctccccaccgtCTTACCACGTTCCTTACATACAAATATTATTTGGAACTCCCCGAATTCCCACgattaaaaaaaactctttctTGATTCATTGACGTctagaaatgttttcattttctattgtgtttttttttttgcggtaagaccctcacaattctttgtgtaaaaaagtgcctcctatattctgttctgaatgcccctttatctaatctccatttgtgacccctggtccttgtttcttttttcaggtcgaagaagtcccctgggtcgacattgtcaataccttttagaattttgaatgcttgaatcagatcaccgtatagtcttctttgttcaagactgaatagattcagttattttagactgtctgcatacaacatgccttttaaacccgggataattggtcgctcttctttgcactctttgtagagcagcaatatcctttatgtaacgaggtgaccagaactgaacacaatattccaaaTGAAgtcttactgatgcattgtaaagttctaacattacttcccttgatttaaattcaacagttttcacaagatatctgagcatcttgttggcctttattTATAGCTtcttacaattggtacaagatatcacattatacattatttcacattatacagatatcacattatttttacatccatccatccatccatccatccatccatccattatcattaaccgcttacagTGTTGCGGTGAGCCgaagcctaacccggcatacaaagggcgcaaggcgagactacaccctggacgggacgccagtccattgcagggcaccacacacacacactcacacagagggcaatttagagtgaccaatcaacctggacagcatgtgtttggattctgggaggaaaccggagtacctggagaaaacccacacgaacacagggagaacatgcaaactccacacagacagtaccctaggccggatttgaacctaggacactggcgctgtgaggcagcagcgctaaccactacgccaccgtgccacccgtttttacatacaattacccatttatacagttgggattttactggagcaatctaggtaaagtaccttgctcaaggatacaacagcagtgtcccccacctgggattgaacccacgaccctccggtcaagagtccagagccctatccactactccacattgctgccttGGTCCTTGGTCTTTctcatgatatttataatgcacatttttattgcctgtgtgaagtaccttacacttttccctattaaatgtcatttgccatgtgtctgcccagttctgaatgctgtcgagatcattttgaatgacctttgctgctgcaacagtgtttgccactcctcctattttttgtgtcgtctgcaaatttaacacgtttgcttactatagcagaatctaaatcattaatatagattaggaatagcagatgacctaatattgatccctgtggtacaccactggttacctcgctccattttgaggtttcttctctaatcagtactgttttctacatgttaatcattccctaattcatgtgcatgcatttctttgctttgcaattattcattgtcgatgttgcatcctcaaaaaaatcggttagttagacacgattagttagttagacacgatctccctttcctaaaaccatgctgactgtctcccaggataagctactaacaaccaaacgagcaagacgggctgaatggcctcctctcgtttgtaaattttcttatgtccttatgttcttattttatttgtggtcaagttaaaacaatcaaacaattaatattggtggttatatagagagtagtttgaaaagattctaaaaaatatatagcagaactaaaataatgtaatataattaacattacttatttTTCAACTAATATCAACATGATGGAAATTCACTCCAGAAAATatctctgttattattattattattattattattattattattattattattattattattattaataataataataataataataatatctttgcaAAACAGTTTTACAAAGGTGTACTTAAGGGTTAGTTATAGTGTCAAGAAAACGCTACACTTCAATGTAACAAATGTGCAGTCAGCGTATAGTTGTCTTTTGATCGTTcgcctttttattaaaaaaattctaCCTAGCTCTAGTATATACACTTTACCGTTCCTTAAAACCATctgtctgtatttaatataaaacgaATAATTCCATGTGGAGCAAAATGTAACTTTACAAAACATGCACTTTCTCAAAATAGTTAGCAGTTTTTGATGAGCGTCCTCGCGCTTAAAGATAAACAAAACCTGGGCATGCGCAGTACAGGATGAAAACAGTCTGGGCATGCGCATTACGCAAAGTAGAAATATTTGATAGATAGAATAAATTGATGTGACACCGgtactgtaatttattttcttaaacaattTAATTATAGGTTATGTTTGTCACCAATTCCTTGAAGCAACAAATAACAGATCTGTTGTTCTTAACAGTCTCTGAATTTCCACACAATTTGTGTGTTTTTCTCGTTAATACAGGACGCTATTAGTTAAACACAAAcgcaaatttaaaaatatataaaagtttattaatttatacaaaagcaacatggtataaaaataaaacacatcttcaaacataaataattgaataaatagatacaatgaatatttaaataaataggcaATACTGGTaggttacatttaaaaatgccGTAACAGCAgttgaatttaaataatttaacattttaacaaatcGCTGCGTCAATAAGTGCAGTAACATTTTTCAGTCATTTTAGTGTATTTCCGCTTTGTCCATGAGCAGCTGAACTTGGGTTAAACTGTTTACTGCTTCTTTTCTTACAATTTCCCAAGCACAAAAACTGTAGTCCTGAAAATGAACAAGGAAAACATATTCAACAAACAGTTAACAAAGCGAGCTTAATatgtaatattaaatatgtatttatcaaCGAACATACAGACGTAGAAAATTCAGAAGTTTAGAAACTTCGGATAATCCGTTTATACCTGCTATATAGCCCACTGTCAAAACAAATATTACACTTGAAGAAAACACGTTAGTCCCTGTTACACACATGGTTATACTGTTTTAAAGTATTACATGAAAGTATGCTGTGCCCgagaatataaaaatacattcatcCTCACCTTGTCTTTTAAGATATTTTCCAGTTTCTCAAAATACGCCTTTAGCACCAGGTGGCTGCCTTGTGGCTCTCCATCTCCGACCTGCACCTGCACAGATTAGTAAGAAgtctgatttaataataatagtacgtAAAAAAATAgtactttaaaaaagaaatccatcatacAGTGTCTTAATTCCGTTTACAAAGATGTATTTGATGTACAACTCacttatataaacttatataaaGTTTACGAAGTCTACAGTAATTGTAATAAACGTGCTTGTTTAAAAAAGGGGGATTAGAAATATACGGCCACAGACAAACGCCGAAAGTCTCCCTCTGGCAAATCATTTGAATTCACGTCTAACTGCAGACTGTCTCAGCCGCATCGCGATTTACACACTTGATATTCTGTTTTCAGATACTATACTGTACTTACACATTGTTTTACTCTTTGAATCTGGCGATGAAGGATGTTATGAAAGATATCCAGATTAGTCTTATTCCAAGTTGCAGGCTTCTGCCCACTCAGGAAAATGATGTTGACGTGATTGAGTGCTTCATAAACCGTCATCTTGATGTCTTCAATCTATAGACACAtcatgaaacataaaaaatgtgcaagaaataaatacatatatagcctatatatagATCTAATACATGACAACCATcaaaaagtttatatatattatatatatatatatgtatgtattctCTATTCGACAGTAGATATATGTCAGCCTTGTACACTAAGCCCTACATACCTTTGAGTCCCCTGTAATCTCATAGGCATCCAGCGGCACTGCAATCGCTACGTTCTCTTTTTTGCATTGCTCAGGAAAATTGCCTCCCTGTACacaaataatcaaaaataaatatcagtTAAATAAACTTAAAGTAAACCGTTAACTGTTCGACAAGTGACTGAATGACCAAGTTCTCGAACGGTCTGTTTATCTTATTTCCATCTTACCAGGTCGATCAGTTGTTGTTTGTGTATTTGAGTCAGGTGTCCGTGCATCTTGCACGTCGTTGGCATTGAGAAAGTCGGCGACCAGAGGCACAGCACGATGCAGCACACAACAAAGACGTTTTCAAAAGCCATTCTGTGATCAGGTCTGGTATGACTAACCTGaaatacaagaaaatatataGAATTAAATATATGAAACAGTGCGTAATTTacaatacacaattcaaaatCTCACCAACATATTACATTAGAATATCTTAAAAGGCACTTACTTCAGTAGGATGTTCAGATGTGTTTCGAAGAATGTTATGCTTCTTAAATTCATGCTGCTGCTGTATTTAAAGGACGAAATCAAAAACGaatagtattaaaaaaattaCAGAGAATGATGAAGTTTCGGTTTCGTGTCACTGTCTAAGACGAAGCTGTTGCACGTTTAAACTGCTGTAGTTATCGCAACTTTCCATTAATACGCTTGAGGGAGTATATCGTCCACATTAAGGCAATAAATGTGCTGTTGTGCAAAAAATGAGAGTGTATCAAAGGAATGAGAGTGTATCAAAAAGGAATGAGAGTGTATCAAAAAGAAACCACAGCAATGACAAATTGCTTCTATAAAGTTAGGCTCTATTGTGTAAGTTAAGATATTAACTACGTGCACCAGGGGTACAGTGCTGCGGCGTCGTCAGCGAGCGCCGACACCTCACTTCTctggcagggagagcaccgcttctGTACTTCACGTGTGGAATATTTAACTGttctgctcctattaatatatagAGATAGGTATACATGTGCATAATCCATACATATCCATACAAAAAAACCCTTGAGCGATAAATCatgaaaaagtttgaatatagcgtgcctcTGGTCTAGAGTAATGAGCAAGAGAGTTGAAAGGAACTCGTAtcaacgctgtgctgaggtgtcagcgttttacaattacaTGTAATAGTGGAactgttcttatttttagaccgaTATatgcactgtacaaaaacaacgaAAAGACAACTCCattatatttcattttctttataggaaactattttttttctgtcttccatCATCCAGCCATGTCCAATATCCAACTAAAGACTGATCAAAGGAAGATACATTTGGTGACTGTTTTTGGGGACCGGACGGTGCAGTATGTTAGGTCTATCTGTCATGGCTATAAGATGAAAAGATAGGTTCGCCATATGACTATTAAACAATTAGATTGTTTTGCTGGTCACTGCCTAATTGCTTTGCctatagttttttaaaaaaaatattttacataatggcatatattatttcaatatcaATAAATTAATATTGTGTTAAGGCGGTACATTTAATAATTCTGGTTTCTAAAACTGGTATGGAATTTAACCTCTGATGTACTTGTTGAGGAAATGAAACTTTGAAAGTCGTCTTGGTGAAATGGGGAACCGCAATCAACACACTTTCCATTAGAGTGAcaccattattatttttattcgtCTCTATCAACCTATTTTTATTAGGGAATACAAATAAAGATGAACAGTCTCGCCAGATTTCTGGCAGGTGCGTGGTATAGCACCGGAACCTCCAAACCCCAAATGTTGACAAACGACAGCACTGCAGACCCACTGTTCAAATGTCGATGGCAAATGTTTGAAATGAATATCTTAAATAAACGTTTTCTATGGGACTATAATGttcattaaccccccccccccccccgtcttacCACGTTCCTTACATACAAATATTATTTGGAACTCCCCGAATTcccacgattaaaaaaaaaaactctttcttGATTCATTGACGTCTAGAAATGTTTTGATCttctgtagtgtttttttttttgcggtaagaccctcacaattctttgtgtaaaaaagtgcctcctatattctgttctgaatgcccctttatctaatctccatttgtgactcctggtccttgtttcttttttcaggtcgaagaaGTCCCCtgcgtcgacattgtcaataccttttagaattttgaatgcttgaatcagatcaccgtatagtcttctttgttcaagactgaatagattcaattcttttagcctgtctgcatacaacatgccttttaaacccgggataattctggtcgctcttctttgcactctttctagagtagcaatatcctttatgtaacgaggtgaccagaactgaacacaatattccaaaTGAAgtcttactgatgcattgtaaagttttaacattacttcccttgatttgaattcaacacttttcacaatatatctgagcatcttgttggccttttttatagcttcttacaattggtacaagatataacattatacattatttcacattatacagatatcacattatttttacatccatccatccatccatccatccatccatccatccatccattatcattaaccgcttacagTGTTGCGGTGAGCCaaagcctaacccggcatacaaagggcgcaaggcgagactacaccctggacgggacgccagtccatcgcagggcaccacacacacacactcacacagagggcaatttagagtgaccaatcaacctggacagcatgtgtTTGGATTCTGGGAGGAAACCGGactacctggagaaaacccacacgaacacgaggagaacatgcaaactccacacagacagtaccctaggccggattcgaaccttggaccctggcgctgtgaggcaacagcgctaaccactacgccaccgtgccacccatttttacatacaattacccatttatacagttgggattttactggagcaatctaggtaaagtaccttgctcaaggatacaacagcagtgtcccccacctgggattgaacccacgaccctccggtcaagagtccagagccctaaccactactccacattgctgccttGGTCCTAGGTCTTTctcatgatatttataatgcacatttttattgcctgtgtgaagtaccttacacttttccctattaaatgtcatttgccatgtgtctgcccagttctgaatgctgtcgagatcattttgaatgacctttgctgctgcaacagtgtttgccactcctcctattttttgtgtcgcctgcaaatttaacacgtttgcttactatagcagaatctaaatcattaatgtagattaggaatagcagatgacctaatattgatccctgtggtacaccactggttacctcgccccattttgaggtttcttctctaatcagtactgttttctacatgttaatcactccctaattcatgtgcatacatttctttgctttgcaattattcattgtcgatgttgcatcctcaaaaaaatcaagcaggttagttagacacgatctccctttcctaaaaccatgctgactgtctcccaggataagctactaacaaccaaacgagcaagatgggc is a genomic window containing:
- the LOC131701986 gene encoding interferon a3-like, giving the protein MAFENVFVVCCIVLCLWSPTFSMPTTCKMHGHLTQIHKQQLIDLGGNFPEQCKKENVAIAVPLDAYEITGDSKIEDIKMTVYEALNHVNIIFLSGQKPATWNKTNLDIFHNILHRQIQRVKQCVQVGDGEPQGSHLVLKAYFEKLENILKDKDYSFCAWEIVRKEAVNSLTQVQLLMDKAEIH
- the LOC131702006 gene encoding interferon a3-like translates to MAFENVFVVCCIVLCLWSPTFSMPTTCRMLGHLTQIHKQQLIDLGGNFPEQCKKENVAIAVPLDAYEITGDSKIEDIKMTVYEALNHVNIIFLSGQKPATWNKTNLDIFHNILHRQIQRVKQCVQVGDGEPQGSHLVLKAYFEKLENILKDKGTGVASATYRFCAWEIVRKEAVNSLTQVQLLMDKAEIH